The proteins below come from a single Eucalyptus grandis isolate ANBG69807.140 chromosome 3, ASM1654582v1, whole genome shotgun sequence genomic window:
- the LOC104438549 gene encoding uncharacterized protein LOC104438549, producing the protein MLLRSASTPVLNSWSPHPKEPACPEPDAVRPPVSRTRSAPLAAFSCFSPPLSPVEGPAGKRLARVARARSETNLQDVPLPVPRRRQPVAGLLFDGLALEEEMGELGFDGVEEGSYQIPVVDAGFLSVLVGGDVGGGGGGGGKICDGGGSGGYGSDGGDGREGTTDSYYKRMIEADPGNPLVLGNYARFLKEVRGDFKKAEEYCARAILANPKDGNVLSMYADLIWQSSKDSERAENYFDQAVKAAPDDCYVMASYAHFLWDTEEDDDEEVKDKDDTMTTSPPSFFRGASQSLPPLAAAS; encoded by the exons ATGCTTCTGCGGAGCGCGTCGACGCCGGTCCTCAACTCGTGGTCGCCCCACCCGAAGGAGCCCGCCTGCCCCGAGCCCGACGCCGTCCGGCCGCCCGTGTCCCGGACCCGATCCGCCCCGCTGGCCGCCTTTTCCTGCTTCTCGCCCCCGCTCTCGCCCGTCGAGGGCCCCGCGGGCAAGCGGCTCGCCCGGGTCGCCCGGGCCCGGTCCGAGACCAACCTGCAGGACGTCCCCTTGCCGGTGCCGAGGAGGAGGCAGCCCGTCGCGGGGCTCCTCTTTGATGGGCTCGCGCTGGAGGAGGAGATGGGGGAGCTGGGGTTCGATGGGGTCGAGGAGGGTAGTTACCAGATACCCGTGGTGGACGCCGGCTTCCTGAGTGTCCTGGTCGGGGGCGAcgtcggtggcggcggcggcgggggcggcaaGATTTGCGACGGTGGGGGGAGCGGCGGCTACGGGTCGGATGGCGGCGACGGGAGGGAGGGTACTACGGATTCGTATTATAAGAGGATGATCGAGGCTGATCCGGGGAATCCTCTCGTTCTTGGCAATTACGCGAGGTTCTTGAAAGAG GTTCGAGGTGATTTTAAGAAGGCCGAAGAGTACTGCGCTAGAGCGATTCTAGCTAACCCGAAAGATGGAAACGTTCTGTCCATGTATGCGGACCTAATATGGCAGAGCAGTAAGGACTCGGAGCGTGCAGAGAATTACTTTGATCAGGCCGTTAAAGCTGCCCCTGATGATTG TTATGTTATGGCTTCATACGCTCACTTCCTGTGGGACACCGAAGAAGACGACGATGAGGAGGTTAAGGACAAGGACGATACCATGACGACGTCGCCTCCGAGTTTCTTCCGAGGAGCATCTCAGTCGCTCCCTCCTCTAGCTGCTGCATCTTAA